The Chitinophagales bacterium region AAATACTCTTTGGCATCTTCGTTTATATGTAAAACAATATCGGTTCCGCGTGCTGCTTTCGCTGTTTCGCCCAATTCAAACTCGGTAGTTCCGGTGCAGCTCCAATGTGCGGCAGGTTCTTCTTTGTAGCTCTTGGTAAAAATCTCAACCTTATCGGCCACCATAAAAGCAGAGTAGAAACCCAAACCAAAATGCCCGATAATGCTTGCTTTATCGGCACCTTCAAACTTTTTAATAAACTCTTCGGCACTGGAGAGCGCAATGGTGTTGATGTAGCGCTTTACCTCATCGGCAGTCATGCCAATTCCTTTATCGCTAATAGTAAGTGTTTTAGCCTCCTTATCAATTTTAAGCTCAATAAAAAGTTCGCCTAATTCGCTTTTTATTTCGCCCATGCTTGCCAATTTCTTGGCTTTAGTAGTGGCATCTACGGCATTGCTCACCAATTCGCGCAAAAAAATCTCTTGTTCGCTGTATAGGAACTTCTTAATAATAGGAAATATGTTTTCTGTAGAAACTGAAATTGTACCTTTTTCCATGAATTGATATTTTTTGCCTACTGACGGCAAAGATTATGCCATGCCTGCTTGTACTGACAAAATGACTAAACCCAATTTGGTAAAATTACCGCATTCTGATAGTTTTCTACAAATTAGAATAAACCATTTTAGTGGTTGCAAAATTAAATTTTTACTTTCGCGCCCGTTTAAAACGAAACCGAGAGCGATTTTTAAGTTATCACTTTTCTAAACATCTCAACAATTACCGCTTTTCGTTTCATCCATTTTGTATATGAAAATTAAAAACATAGCCATCATTGCCCACGTAGATCACGGCAAAACTACTTTAGTTGATAAACTGCTACACCAATGCAAACTCTTTAGAGAAAACCAACAAAGCGGTGAGCTGATATTAGACAATAATGATCTGGAGCGCGAGCGTGGTATTACCATTCTTGCCAAAAACGTAGCAGTGGAATACAAAGGCTACAAAATAAATATTATTGACACTCCCGGACACGCAGATTTTGGAGGAGAAGTAGAGCGCGTACTAAATATGGCAGATGGCGTATTGCTTTTGGTAGATGCTTTTGAAGGTCCTATGCCACAAACACGCTATGTACTAAGCAAAGCTATTGCATTAGGCAAAAAACCTATTGTAGTTATCAATAAAGTAGATAAACCCAACTGCCGCCCCGAAGAAGTACACGAATCGGTATTCGACCTTATGTTTAACCTAGGAGCAAACGAAGATCAACTCGATTTTCCAACAGCATACGGAAGTGCCAAAAACAGCTGGATGGGTTCCGACTGGAAGAACCCATCGGATGATGTTTCTTACCTTTTAGATTTAATTATAGAAAAAATTCCTTCGCCCGAAATGAGGGAAGGAACTATTCAACTTCAAATAACTTCGCTCGATTATTCCAGTTATATCGGAAGAATTGCAGTAGGCAGAGTAACACGAGGCACTTTGCAAAGCGGCACACCGGTGCAACTAATTAAACGCAAAGGCGGCATGGTAAAATCGCGCATAAAGGAATTATATGTATTTGACGGTTTAGGCAAAAAGAAAACCGACAGTGTACAATGTGGTGATATTTGCGCAGTAGTAGGTATAGAAGGTTTCGATATTGGCGATACCATTGCCGATTTTGAAAATCCTGAAGCGCTGCCTCCTATTAGCATTGATGAGCCTACCATGAGCATGGTATTCACCGTAAATAACTCTCCATTTTTTGGAAAAGAAGGTAAGCACGTTACTTCACAAAAAATACGCGAAAGGCTCGATAAAGAACTAGAAAAAAACCTTGCGCTACGCGTAGAAGATTCACCCAATGGGGATGCCTTTATTGTATTTGGCCGCGGTATTTTGCACTTAGGTGTATTGATAGAAACCATGAGGCGCGAAGGCTTTGAATTGTGTATTGGCAACCCACGCGTAATTGTAAAAGAAATTGACGGCAAAAAATGCGAACCAGTAGAAATACTTACCATCGATTGCCCCGAAAGTACCAGCGGAAAATGTATTGAACTGGTAACTATGCGCAAAGGAGCATTGCTCATTATGGAACCCAAAGGCGATATCATGCACATGGAATTTGAAATTCCATCGCGCGGTATTATCGGGCTGCGCACATTGGTGCTAAACGTAAGTGCAGGAGAAGCAATTATGGCGCACCGCTTTAAAGAATTTCAACCGTGGAAAGGCGATATTGCATCCCGCATTAACGGCACTTTAATTGCCAAAGATATGGGTAGAGCCACTGCCTACTCAATAGATAAATTCCAAGACCGCGGCACATTCTTTATTGAAGCCGGAGTAGAAGTATATGAAGGACAAATAGTGGGCGAAAACAATAAGGACAACGATTTGGTATTAAACATTACCGAAGCCAAAAAACTCACCAACTTCCGCGCCTCCGGTTCAGACGATAAAGCTGTATTGGCACCTCCGGTAATTATGAGTTTAGAAGAGTCTATGGAATATATTCAAGAGGATGAATACGTAGAAGTTACTCCAATTTCTATCCGCCTCCGTAAAATATTATTGAAGGAAAACGACAGAGCAATTGCCAAGAAAAAGGGCGCAAATGCTTATGCCTAAATCTTTATAGGTTTTATCACAAGACTTTGAGCATGAAACAACATGCACCATCCTTTTGGAAAAGTGTTTTGCAATGTAAATGCCCAAAGTGCCGAAAAGGGAACTTATTTACCTTTGCCAATCATTTTAAATTTTCCGGCATGTTGGCAATGCCCGAAAGTTGTGCCGTTTGCCAACAAAAATTTGAAATTGAACCCGGTTTTTATTTGGGTGCATTGTGGCTTAGCTATCCTTTAGTATTGCTTACCGAGCTGGCTACACTGCTCACTTGCTATTTGGTTTTACAGCTATCGTTGGTAGCATCCTTTGCAGTTGCGGCAATAATACTATTGCTGCTGCTGCCAATAACTATGCGTTTGGCACGCTCACTGCTTATTCATTTATTTGTGAGCTACGAGCCACACTAAGATTAGCGCACACATACAGTCTTCTAGTTATAGTAAGTACAAGAGTGAAATAGAAGTATAATTCCCAGCCAAGAAATAAGCCCAAAGTTTACTATTCCCACTGCTTAGCAGGTTAGTTTACTGTAAACATAAAGTCGGAAAATCTTTACACTCCACAAAGAGAAATGTACGGCAGCGTACTAAAAACTATCGCTGAATGAATAATAAAATAATCAGCACCATAACTATCCGAAAGTTTTTCAAAAAGAAAACCCCGTTGTAAATTGAGTTTGCAACAACTTTCTGAACAATGGGACTTTTCCGAAGGACTAAAAATAACCGCCAGCCAACTCTATAAACACAGATGGAACATTGAGTTGTTCTTCAAAGCACTCAAACAAAACTTGCAGGTGAAAACCTTTACAAGCAACAGCCCCAATGCCGTGAAATCACAAATATACATCGCGCTGATTGGCTACCTGCTCTTAGAACTGCTGCGCAGAAACACCTGCAAGGCAAATCACGCCTTCTCCAACTTCACCGAAAAAATAAGCATCTGCTTGCCTTATTACCTTTCCTTAAATTATGTCTGCAATAGAATTTGACAAGGAGCTAAGCCCATCACGCTAAAACCGCCAAACTTATTTTCCAACCAAAATCAACTGTCGCTCAATGCTGGCGATGCTTTCAGAACCCTTTTTGACTAATTTACCCAAAAAGTTCGGATAGCTATGAGAAATTGAATAAACAGGTAGCAGACTTCAATTTCATAGATAGAAATACCTACACCTCGAA contains the following coding sequences:
- a CDS encoding DUF983 domain-containing protein; translated protein: MKQHAPSFWKSVLQCKCPKCRKGNLFTFANHFKFSGMLAMPESCAVCQQKFEIEPGFYLGALWLSYPLVLLTELATLLTCYLVLQLSLVASFAVAAIILLLLLPITMRLARSLLIHLFVSYEPH
- the typA gene encoding translational GTPase TypA; translated protein: MYMKIKNIAIIAHVDHGKTTLVDKLLHQCKLFRENQQSGELILDNNDLERERGITILAKNVAVEYKGYKINIIDTPGHADFGGEVERVLNMADGVLLLVDAFEGPMPQTRYVLSKAIALGKKPIVVINKVDKPNCRPEEVHESVFDLMFNLGANEDQLDFPTAYGSAKNSWMGSDWKNPSDDVSYLLDLIIEKIPSPEMREGTIQLQITSLDYSSYIGRIAVGRVTRGTLQSGTPVQLIKRKGGMVKSRIKELYVFDGLGKKKTDSVQCGDICAVVGIEGFDIGDTIADFENPEALPPISIDEPTMSMVFTVNNSPFFGKEGKHVTSQKIRERLDKELEKNLALRVEDSPNGDAFIVFGRGILHLGVLIETMRREGFELCIGNPRVIVKEIDGKKCEPVEILTIDCPESTSGKCIELVTMRKGALLIMEPKGDIMHMEFEIPSRGIIGLRTLVLNVSAGEAIMAHRFKEFQPWKGDIASRINGTLIAKDMGRATAYSIDKFQDRGTFFIEAGVEVYEGQIVGENNKDNDLVLNITEAKKLTNFRASGSDDKAVLAPPVIMSLEESMEYIQEDEYVEVTPISIRLRKILLKENDRAIAKKKGANAYA
- a CDS encoding transposase, with amino-acid sequence MQQLSEQWDFSEGLKITASQLYKHRWNIELFFKALKQNLQVKTFTSNSPNAVKSQIYIALIGYLLLELLRRNTCKANHAFSNFTEKISICLPYYLSLNYVCNRI